One genomic segment of Flagellimonas marinaquae includes these proteins:
- a CDS encoding TlpA disulfide reductase family protein — translation MKKLFVLSLVAVFIASCKSDPKGYTLSGTITGETENGTQIFLKTTDSLNQLVDIDTVKVENGLFSFTGNQVEPKMHYIFVDQLRGNVPVIVENGSIEVKFQKDSIDQAQIKGTEQNDMFMDFLTETRKLSQRARSMQDDMRVAAQQRDTATVTALREEFIEFQEDARNFNTTYAKEHPNAYVSVLIIGNLLATKTLPVEEIRSMFEALSPEMKATEPGKQIAEQLENLKSTQIGSIAPDFSAPTPSGDVLALSDVTSNAKLTLVDFWAAWCRPCRAENPNIVAVYKKYREKGFDVLGVSLDNNADHWNQAIQSDGLEWNHISNLQRFQDPIARLYNINAIPAAFLLDDKGVIVARDLRGPALEEKVSELLN, via the coding sequence ATGAAAAAATTATTTGTTCTATCCTTAGTGGCCGTATTTATAGCTTCCTGTAAATCAGACCCAAAAGGATATACATTGAGTGGTACCATAACCGGGGAAACCGAAAACGGCACCCAAATATTTTTAAAGACCACGGATTCCCTAAATCAATTGGTGGACATTGACACCGTAAAAGTGGAGAATGGACTTTTTAGTTTTACCGGAAATCAAGTGGAGCCAAAAATGCACTATATTTTTGTTGACCAACTTCGCGGCAATGTCCCCGTGATCGTAGAGAACGGATCTATTGAGGTAAAGTTCCAAAAGGACAGTATTGATCAAGCTCAGATCAAGGGCACAGAACAAAACGACATGTTCATGGACTTTCTAACGGAAACCCGCAAACTTTCGCAGCGAGCAAGATCCATGCAGGACGATATGCGCGTAGCTGCACAACAGAGGGATACTGCAACGGTAACCGCTTTGCGCGAGGAATTCATCGAATTCCAAGAGGACGCTAGAAATTTCAACACCACCTACGCCAAAGAGCATCCCAATGCCTACGTATCCGTATTGATCATTGGAAACTTATTGGCCACCAAAACATTGCCCGTTGAGGAAATCCGTTCCATGTTCGAAGCGCTCTCCCCAGAAATGAAGGCGACCGAGCCCGGAAAACAGATTGCAGAACAGTTGGAAAACTTAAAGTCCACTCAAATAGGCTCGATAGCTCCAGATTTTTCTGCCCCAACGCCTTCCGGCGATGTATTGGCCCTCAGCGATGTAACAAGCAATGCCAAACTTACCTTGGTCGATTTTTGGGCAGCATGGTGCAGACCTTGTAGGGCAGAAAATCCAAATATTGTGGCGGTGTACAAAAAATACCGCGAAAAGGGTTTCGATGTTCTGGGGGTATCCTTGGACAACAATGCGGACCATTGGAACCAAGCCATCCAATCCGACGGATTGGAATGGAACCATATTTCCAACCTACAACGTTTCCAAGATCCTATTGCCCGATTGTACAATATCAACGCAATCCCTGCAGCATTTTTATTGGATGATAAAGGGGTTATAGTGGCAAGAGACCTTAGAGGTCCAGCGCTGGAAGAAAAAGTATCGGAACTGCTCAATTAA
- a CDS encoding rhomboid family intramembrane serine protease: MLNLHIATIVIMAANVLVSIRGFNSMAFFDRYKFSISAIQAGQKERMVSSGFLHVDVSHLFLNMFTLYFFAPVVISWLGSGKFLIIYFVSLFAGSLLALFFHKNEPFYSAVGASGAVMGVLYAAILLNPDMQLGIMFIPIPLPAYVLGIAYLLYSIYGMKSRHGNIGHTAHFGGAVGGYATTLLFRPELFVTDTLIVVLLAIPIVILFVLEKLGKI; encoded by the coding sequence ATGCTCAATTTACATATTGCGACCATTGTTATAATGGCAGCCAATGTTTTGGTATCCATCCGAGGATTCAATAGTATGGCTTTCTTTGATCGGTATAAGTTCAGTATCAGTGCAATTCAGGCTGGACAAAAGGAAAGAATGGTCTCATCTGGATTTTTACATGTGGATGTATCTCATTTGTTCCTGAATATGTTCACCTTGTATTTTTTTGCCCCGGTGGTTATAAGTTGGTTGGGATCGGGAAAGTTTTTGATCATTTATTTTGTGAGTTTGTTCGCCGGGAGTCTTTTGGCGCTGTTTTTCCATAAAAACGAACCGTTTTATAGTGCCGTTGGTGCCAGTGGAGCGGTAATGGGTGTTTTGTATGCTGCCATTCTTCTTAATCCGGATATGCAATTGGGAATAATGTTTATCCCGATACCATTGCCAGCCTACGTACTGGGCATAGCTTATCTATTGTACTCCATTTATGGGATGAAGAGCAGGCACGGCAACATAGGGCATACCGCGCACTTTGGTGGTGCCGTGGGAGGGTATGCGACCACTTTGCTTTTTAGGCCCGAACTTTTTGTTACGGATACATTGATTGTTGTTCTTTTGGCCATTCCTATAGTTATTCTTTTTGTTCTGGAGAAATTGGGCAAAATATAA
- a CDS encoding lysophospholipid acyltransferase family protein, whose product MQLVVYILVYPLLWLISRLPFKIIYFISDGIYVLLYKVIGYRKKVVRGNLKLVFPDKSDAERILIEKKFYQHMCDMFLEMIKTMGISNKQLQQRFTFSNLEVLHQLEAKNKSIILMFPHYASWEWVIALDAHIASKGYAIYQKIGNRYFDKLVRDIREKFGTTLITTKDTRDIVAQNKKEGNLSMYGILSDQSPMIKKALLWTPFMGITVPAHTGAEMLCKKLDLPAVYLKVSKEKRGHYSGTFSLITENPKEMEEFALTKAFLALVEESINEAPEYYFWTHKRWKHKDKMPQKFQ is encoded by the coding sequence ATGCAGCTGGTAGTTTATATCCTTGTTTATCCTTTGCTCTGGTTGATTTCCAGACTTCCCTTTAAAATTATATATTTTATTTCCGATGGCATATATGTGCTGCTCTATAAAGTAATCGGCTATCGTAAAAAAGTAGTCCGCGGCAACTTAAAATTAGTGTTTCCAGATAAATCGGACGCTGAACGGATCTTGATAGAGAAAAAGTTCTACCAGCATATGTGCGATATGTTCTTGGAAATGATCAAGACCATGGGCATTTCCAACAAACAACTTCAACAACGGTTTACTTTTTCCAATTTGGAAGTATTGCATCAGCTCGAAGCAAAGAACAAAAGCATAATACTCATGTTCCCACATTATGCCAGTTGGGAATGGGTAATTGCGCTAGATGCCCACATTGCCTCAAAAGGATATGCCATCTATCAAAAAATAGGCAATAGGTATTTTGATAAATTGGTCAGGGACATCCGGGAGAAATTCGGCACTACATTGATCACCACCAAGGATACCCGGGATATTGTGGCCCAAAATAAAAAGGAAGGTAATTTAAGCATGTACGGTATTTTGAGCGATCAATCCCCAATGATAAAAAAGGCTTTGTTGTGGACCCCTTTTATGGGTATTACCGTTCCGGCGCATACAGGTGCGGAGATGCTGTGCAAAAAATTGGACCTACCGGCCGTATATTTAAAAGTGAGCAAGGAAAAACGTGGTCACTACAGCGGTACCTTTTCTTTAATTACCGAAAATCCAAAAGAAATGGAAGAGTTTGCGCTTACCAAAGCATTCTTGGCCCTTGTTGAAGAATCCATAAACGAAGCGCCCGAATATTACTTTTGGACCCACAAACGCTGGAAACACAAGGACAAGATGCCCCAAAAGTTCCAATAG
- the glmM gene encoding phosphoglucosamine mutase, with the protein MTLIKSISGIRGTIGGNTNDNLTPVDAVKFAAAYGTWLKSYANKKHLKVVIGRDARLSGEMIQNLVVSTLVGLGIDVIDLGLSTTPTVEIAVPLEKADGGIILTASHNPKQWNALKLLNERGEFLDAEQGAKILALAEKEDFEFAEVDNLGEITKNDSYIDIHIDEVLELPLVDAETIKKAGFKVVVDGVNSTGGIAIPKLLEELGVEVVKLYCDPTGHFPHNPEPLKEHLGDICKKVVEEKADFGIVVDPDVDRLAFISNDGEMFGEEYTLVACADYVLSKTKGNTVSNLSSSRALRDITEKHGGTYEAAAVGEVNVVTKMKANNAIIGGEGNGGIIYPESHYGRDALVGTALFLMLMSERGGTVAELKASYPSYFMSKKKIQLTPDLDVDALLEAMFNKYKDEEVSTIDGVKIDFPENWVHLRKSNTEPIIRIYTEAKSQEEADALADRIIGEIKVEAGI; encoded by the coding sequence ATGACACTGATCAAATCAATTTCTGGAATACGAGGAACCATTGGAGGAAACACAAACGACAACCTTACTCCTGTAGATGCGGTTAAATTTGCTGCAGCTTACGGTACTTGGTTAAAATCGTATGCCAACAAGAAACATTTGAAAGTCGTAATTGGCAGGGATGCCCGATTGTCCGGGGAAATGATCCAGAATTTGGTGGTTTCCACATTGGTTGGTCTGGGCATCGATGTGATTGATTTGGGTCTTTCTACTACGCCCACTGTAGAAATAGCGGTTCCATTGGAAAAAGCTGACGGGGGAATTATTTTAACAGCAAGCCATAACCCAAAACAATGGAACGCTCTTAAGTTGTTGAACGAAAGAGGGGAGTTTTTGGATGCAGAACAAGGAGCCAAAATATTGGCTTTAGCGGAAAAAGAGGATTTTGAATTTGCTGAAGTGGACAATCTGGGTGAGATCACAAAGAATGATTCGTATATCGATATCCATATTGATGAAGTCTTGGAATTACCTTTGGTGGATGCGGAGACCATTAAAAAAGCCGGTTTTAAAGTTGTTGTGGACGGTGTAAATTCAACAGGGGGCATTGCTATCCCCAAACTATTGGAAGAATTGGGCGTAGAAGTAGTGAAACTCTATTGCGATCCCACGGGGCACTTTCCGCACAACCCTGAACCACTAAAAGAGCATTTGGGTGACATTTGTAAAAAAGTAGTGGAGGAAAAAGCCGATTTTGGCATTGTGGTGGACCCAGATGTGGACCGTTTGGCCTTTATAAGTAATGATGGCGAAATGTTCGGGGAAGAATATACCTTGGTCGCCTGCGCGGATTATGTGCTATCCAAGACCAAAGGGAATACAGTTTCCAACTTGTCGTCTTCAAGAGCTCTGCGCGATATTACCGAAAAACACGGAGGAACATATGAAGCAGCAGCCGTTGGAGAGGTGAACGTGGTGACCAAGATGAAGGCAAACAATGCCATTATAGGAGGAGAGGGCAATGGAGGAATTATTTACCCAGAGAGTCATTATGGGCGAGATGCATTGGTGGGAACAGCGTTGTTCTTGATGTTGATGTCTGAGCGTGGAGGAACCGTTGCCGAACTCAAGGCCAGTTACCCCAGCTATTTTATGAGTAAAAAGAAGATACAATTGACTCCCGATCTGGATGTGGATGCCCTTTTGGAGGCCATGTTCAATAAATATAAAGATGAAGAGGTATCCACGATCGATGGAGTCAAGATTGATTTTCCAGAAAATTGGGTGCACCTGAGAAAGTCCAACACGGAACCGATAATACGAATTTATACGGAGGCTAAATCACAGGAAGAAGCCGATGCCTTGGCAGATAGAATCATTGGTGAAATAAAAGTGGAGGCGGGAATTTAG
- a CDS encoding ACP phosphodiesterase has protein sequence MNFLAHIYLSFDDPEITLGNFFADHIRGNKFKHFPDRIQKGILLHREIDTFTDAHPIAKQSSKRLHKNYHHYSRVIVDIYYDHFLAKNWDNYSNVPLAEYVEGFYDLLGDNYDILPIATKRMMPYMIADNWLLNYANLEGIERVLNGMNRRTKNKSRMNFAILDLEEYYAEFENEFCSFFEELITFSKQKFNALCEN, from the coding sequence ATGAACTTCTTAGCACATATCTACTTATCTTTTGATGACCCGGAAATTACCTTGGGCAATTTTTTTGCCGACCATATCCGTGGAAATAAATTCAAACACTTTCCCGATAGAATTCAAAAAGGGATTCTATTGCACAGGGAAATCGACACCTTTACGGATGCCCACCCCATTGCTAAACAAAGCAGCAAACGGCTTCATAAAAACTATCATCATTACAGCAGGGTCATCGTCGATATCTATTATGATCATTTCCTCGCCAAAAATTGGGACAATTATTCCAACGTACCCCTAGCTGAATATGTAGAAGGGTTTTATGACTTATTGGGCGATAATTACGATATCTTGCCCATTGCCACCAAACGAATGATGCCCTATATGATCGCGGACAACTGGTTGCTCAACTATGCCAACCTCGAAGGCATTGAACGCGTACTCAATGGTATGAACCGACGTACCAAGAACAAGTCCAGAATGAATTTTGCCATTTTAGATCTGGAGGAATACTATGCAGAGTTCGAAAATGAATTCTGCTCTTTTTTTGAAGAATTGATTACCTTTTCCAAACAAAAATTTAATGCTCTATGCGAAAACTGA